One window from the genome of Papilio machaon chromosome 6, ilPapMach1.1, whole genome shotgun sequence encodes:
- the LOC106710970 gene encoding ubiquitin-like protein 4A, whose translation MRITVKKLQGGECILDILPTTTITEIKKQVSEKLGIPVQEQKLLLVGRTLADDQTVAGYPTIKDGSKINLVVKKPEGQIINTEEPLKKPVEQAETPEVPAKKLDRPLKKLRASIKNSEVTESNPEGLYQVSKKMFKKQGMNDTEAANTANKLLRVVEDKFNQMSWDDIDKLCLDCLMDERGMRRPTVDKDLDCEDTL comes from the exons ATGAGAATCACTGTTAAAAAATTGCAGGGCGGGGAATGCATCTTAGAC ATACTTCCAACCACAACAATaaccgaaataaaaaaacaagtttctGAGAAACTAGGTATTCCCGTACAAGAACAAAAGTTATTGTTAGTAGGTAGAACACTAGCAGATGACCAAACTGTTGCGGGGTATCCCACAATCAAGGACGGATCCAAAATAAATCTAGTTGTTAAAAAACCGGAAggacaaattattaatacagaaGAACCACTTAAAAAACCAGTAGAGCAAGCCGAAACACCTGAAGTACCAGCTAAAAAGCTTGATAGaccattaaaaaaactcagaGCTTCCATTAAAAATTCTGAAGTAACAGAGTCAAACCCTGAAGGACTGTACCAAgtatcaaaaaaaatgtttaaaaaacaagGAATGAATGACACTGAAGCTGCAAATACtgcaaataaattacttaGAGTAGTTGAAGACAAGTTTAACCAAATGTCATGGGATGATATTGACAAATTATGTTTGGATTGTTTGATGGATGAAAGGGGAATGCGGCGACCCACTGTGGATAAAGACCTAGACTGTGAAGATACATTGTGA